In Bythopirellula goksoeyrii, a single window of DNA contains:
- a CDS encoding HDOD domain-containing protein, translating into MSNLALETSDSIDHLLGRLDKLHSSPAVALQVMEITRDPDFEFHDVKRCLENDPALTAAVLRLVNSSYYGLPRKITAVQEAMAYLGRRSLRLSVLGFGLVKALANGCPKTFHENYWRRSLSMAVAARKLAERCDKREVHADSVFAAGLLADLGMMAMAQIETAKYLETCANSDHLVTQLQREEEDFGFTHVDVGVRLLTRWQLPEELVVAVSQHHHCPASADKMSQILKVASVLAEVLWTADSPHMRILLPLLKTRFDLDLDDLISLATECKEAVKESVEVFQVRIDGEIDVEAIEREAQVIFQAAVFETAVDLDSLEALLAEENGQV; encoded by the coding sequence ATGTCTAACTTGGCCCTGGAGACGTCAGACTCTATTGATCACTTGCTTGGCCGGTTGGACAAGTTGCACTCGTCTCCCGCGGTTGCGCTGCAGGTGATGGAGATCACGCGCGATCCCGATTTTGAATTTCACGACGTCAAGCGGTGTCTGGAAAATGATCCGGCTCTGACGGCTGCGGTTTTGCGGTTGGTGAACTCGTCTTATTACGGTTTGCCGCGCAAGATTACGGCTGTTCAAGAAGCGATGGCGTACTTGGGTCGGCGTTCGCTGCGATTGTCGGTGCTGGGATTCGGGCTCGTGAAGGCGCTGGCCAATGGGTGCCCGAAGACTTTTCACGAGAACTATTGGAGGCGTTCGCTGAGTATGGCCGTGGCGGCCCGAAAACTTGCAGAGCGTTGTGACAAACGCGAAGTGCATGCTGATTCGGTATTTGCCGCAGGGCTGTTGGCCGATCTGGGGATGATGGCGATGGCACAAATCGAAACCGCCAAGTACCTGGAGACTTGCGCAAACTCCGATCATCTGGTCACACAGCTCCAACGTGAAGAGGAAGACTTTGGTTTCACTCACGTGGATGTGGGTGTGCGATTGCTTACCCGGTGGCAATTGCCAGAGGAATTGGTGGTGGCCGTTTCTCAGCATCATCACTGCCCGGCATCTGCAGACAAAATGAGTCAGATACTCAAAGTGGCGAGCGTATTGGCTGAGGTGCTATGGACTGCCGACAGCCCTCACATGCGGATCTTGCTTCCCCTGTTGAAAACTCGATTTGATCTCGATCTGGATGACCTCATTTCGCTTGCCACGGAGTGCAAGGAAGCCGTGAAAGAAAGTGTGGAAGTCTTCCAGGTGCGGATCGATGGCGAAATCGACGTCGAAGCAATCGAGCGCGAAGCCCAAGTGATATTCCAAGCCGCCGTCTTCGAAACGGCTGTCGACCTGGATAGTCTGGAGGCTTTGCTGGCCGAAGAAAATGGGCAAGTTTGA